One window from the genome of Actinoplanes teichomyceticus ATCC 31121 encodes:
- the dop gene encoding depupylase/deamidase Dop, with the protein MSVRRIMGTEVEYGISVPGQPGANPMVTSSQVVNAYGARPELNRGQRARWDYEEESPLRDARGFTYSGANYDPAEALADEDLGLANVILTNGARLYVDHAHPEYSTPECTNPLDVVKWDKAGERVMAEASRRAATIPGSHRIQLYKNNTDNKGASYGSHENYLMRRQTAFADIVAHLTPFFVTRQIFCGVGRVGLGQDGSGSGFQISSRADFFEVEVGLETTLKRPIINTRDEPHADADKYRRLHVIIGDANLSEIATYLKVGTTALVLNMIEEKVFTGELGIADPVSELKAVSHDPALKHLMRLRDGRRLTALDLQWAYYERARAFVDQRYGSDVDEQTSDVLARWEDALDKLGRDPMLCSDTLDWVAKLRLLEGYRERENLNWSSPKLQLVDLQYADVRPEKGLYHRLVARGSMKTLLDPDDTQRAMYEPPEDTRAYFRGRCLGQYASEVVAASWDSVIFDVGRESLVRVPMMEPERGTRKHVGALFDTCESAKDLLEVITSR; encoded by the coding sequence ATGAGCGTTCGACGGATTATGGGAACCGAGGTCGAGTACGGCATTTCGGTGCCCGGTCAGCCTGGCGCCAATCCGATGGTCACGTCCTCCCAGGTGGTCAACGCCTACGGCGCCCGCCCGGAGCTCAACCGGGGGCAGCGGGCCCGCTGGGACTACGAGGAGGAGTCCCCGCTGCGCGACGCCCGCGGGTTCACCTACTCGGGCGCCAATTACGACCCGGCCGAGGCCCTGGCCGACGAGGACCTGGGCCTGGCCAACGTGATACTCACCAACGGCGCGCGGCTCTACGTCGACCACGCGCACCCGGAGTACAGCACCCCCGAGTGCACCAACCCGCTGGACGTGGTGAAGTGGGACAAGGCCGGTGAGCGGGTGATGGCCGAGGCGTCCCGGCGCGCCGCCACCATCCCCGGCTCGCACCGCATCCAGCTGTACAAGAACAACACCGACAACAAGGGCGCCTCGTACGGCTCGCACGAGAACTACCTGATGCGCCGGCAGACCGCCTTCGCCGACATCGTGGCCCACCTCACCCCGTTCTTCGTGACCCGGCAGATCTTCTGCGGCGTGGGCCGGGTGGGCCTGGGGCAGGACGGCAGCGGCTCGGGTTTCCAGATCTCCTCCCGGGCCGACTTCTTCGAGGTCGAGGTGGGCCTGGAGACCACCCTCAAGCGCCCGATCATCAACACCCGCGACGAGCCGCACGCCGACGCCGACAAGTACCGCCGGCTGCACGTGATCATCGGGGACGCCAACCTCTCGGAGATCGCCACCTACCTCAAGGTCGGCACCACCGCCCTGGTGCTCAACATGATCGAGGAGAAGGTGTTCACCGGCGAGCTCGGCATCGCCGACCCGGTCAGCGAGCTGAAGGCGGTCAGTCACGACCCGGCGCTCAAGCACCTGATGCGGCTGCGCGACGGCCGCCGGCTCACCGCGCTGGACCTGCAGTGGGCGTACTACGAGCGGGCCCGGGCGTTCGTCGACCAGCGGTACGGAAGCGACGTCGACGAGCAGACCAGCGACGTGCTCGCGCGCTGGGAGGACGCGCTGGACAAGCTCGGCCGCGACCCGATGCTCTGCTCGGACACCCTGGACTGGGTGGCGAAACTGCGCCTGCTGGAGGGCTACCGGGAGCGGGAGAACCTGAACTGGTCCTCGCCCAAGCTGCAACTGGTCGACCTGCAGTACGCCGACGTGCGCCCGGAGAAGGGCCTCTACCACCGCCTGGTGGCCCGCGGTTCGATGAAGACGCTGCTGGATCCGGACGACACCCAGCGCGCGATGTACGAGCCGCCGGAGGACACCCGGGCCTACTTCCGTGGCCGCTGCCTCGGGCAGTACGCCTCCGAAGTGGTCGCCGCCAGCTGGGACTCGGTGATCTTCGACGTCGGCCGGGAGTCGCTGGTCCGAGTGCCGATGATGGAGCCCGAGCGCGGCACCAGGAAGCACGTCGGCGCGCTCTTCGACACCTGTGAGAGCGCGAAGGACCTGCTCGAGGTGATCACGAGTCGGTGA
- a CDS encoding acyltransferase family protein, with the protein MTRSRLTWLDALRGYAAAVVALFHLSPTVLGQQRHLALFAQFDAGRYGVLLFFLISGYVIPMSLERHGSLRRFWISRIFRIYPAYLLTIVVGLALAGAGWLRLHPTLYAETTTSVLGHATMLQELLGLRGVVRPFWTLAYEMTFYLIVAGLFAWRRHRDSAWWAAGLALIVLVLGRRLPGDLLAGSPGDRRIAAVVLALLLAGTLAAYVGGRRVPVLIVGAAGIGTVLLPLLDGQPTRYATAGDSSGAALLLAVMFAGTLVHRAQHRQLDRRVAGAVLALVLVAAGINQWLLDQTGLLRNSAVAAAVAGTFAIAFGLRHRAVPGLLTRLGAISFSIYLLHIPVLVVVSRVLRGHPFAIGAAFVAGTLAVAGIAFHLVERPGQRLGRRVWRRCDARFGPDVRVTGAATEGGMASTGSFGKQRESV; encoded by the coding sequence GTGACCCGATCCCGCCTGACCTGGCTCGACGCGCTGCGCGGCTACGCCGCCGCGGTGGTCGCCCTGTTCCACCTCAGCCCCACCGTGCTCGGCCAGCAGCGGCACCTGGCGCTCTTCGCGCAGTTCGACGCGGGCCGGTACGGCGTGCTGCTGTTCTTCCTGATCAGCGGTTATGTCATCCCGATGTCGCTGGAGCGGCACGGCTCGCTGCGGCGTTTCTGGATCAGCCGGATCTTCCGCATCTACCCGGCCTACCTGCTGACCATCGTGGTCGGGCTCGCGCTGGCCGGGGCGGGCTGGCTGCGGCTGCACCCGACCCTGTACGCCGAGACCACCACCTCGGTCCTCGGCCACGCCACCATGCTGCAGGAGCTGCTCGGCCTGCGCGGGGTGGTGCGTCCGTTCTGGACCCTCGCCTACGAGATGACCTTCTACCTGATCGTGGCCGGGCTCTTCGCGTGGCGGCGGCACCGCGACAGCGCGTGGTGGGCGGCCGGGCTGGCGCTGATCGTCCTGGTGCTCGGCCGCCGGCTGCCGGGGGACCTGCTCGCCGGCAGCCCCGGTGACCGGCGGATCGCGGCCGTGGTGCTCGCGCTGCTGCTGGCGGGCACGCTGGCGGCGTACGTCGGTGGGCGCCGTGTCCCGGTCCTGATCGTCGGAGCCGCCGGGATCGGGACGGTCCTGCTGCCGCTGCTGGACGGCCAGCCCACCCGGTATGCCACCGCCGGCGACTCCAGCGGCGCCGCGCTGCTGCTGGCCGTGATGTTCGCCGGCACGCTCGTGCACCGGGCGCAGCACCGGCAGCTCGACCGCCGGGTGGCCGGTGCCGTGCTCGCGCTGGTGCTGGTCGCCGCCGGGATCAACCAGTGGCTGCTGGACCAGACGGGGCTGCTGCGCAACAGCGCCGTCGCGGCCGCGGTGGCCGGCACCTTCGCGATCGCCTTCGGGCTGCGCCACCGGGCGGTCCCGGGTCTGCTCACCCGGCTCGGCGCGATCAGTTTCTCGATCTACCTGTTGCACATACCGGTGCTCGTGGTGGTGTCGCGGGTGTTGCGGGGTCACCCGTTCGCGATCGGCGCGGCCTTCGTCGCCGGTACCCTCGCGGTCGCCGGGATCGCCTTTCACCTGGTGGAACGTCCCGGTCAGCGACTCGGTCGCCGGGTGTGGCGGCGGTGCGACGCCCGGTTCGGCCCGGACGTGCGGGTGACCGGCGCGGCCACGGAAGGTGGCATGGCGAGCACGGGCAGCTTCGGTAAGCAACGTGAGAGCGTCTAG
- the prcA gene encoding proteasome subunit alpha: MAMQFYASPEQVQRDRSEYARKGIARGRSAVVLSYEGGILLVAENITTLRKISEIYDRIAFAAVGRYNEFENLRRAGVRMADMVGLTYDRRDVTGRALANAYTQTLGAIFSETQKPYEVEICIAQVGASPEQDELYRIMYDGSALDEPGFMAMGGQAEAISNVLRERHDVNADLPSALALAAEALGSVGGENGQPRTLEAKQLEVAVLDRRRAGRTFRRIADAALTSLLGHQSVPDADLGETDAAPPAHGDSKPTESAASENTESAAPEKSAESE, encoded by the coding sequence GTGGCCATGCAGTTCTACGCATCACCCGAGCAGGTCCAGCGGGACCGCTCGGAGTACGCCCGCAAGGGCATCGCCCGCGGCCGCTCGGCCGTGGTGCTGTCGTACGAGGGCGGCATCCTGCTCGTCGCCGAGAACATCACCACCCTTCGCAAGATCAGCGAGATCTACGACCGGATCGCGTTCGCCGCGGTCGGCCGCTACAACGAGTTCGAGAACCTGCGCCGCGCCGGGGTGCGGATGGCCGACATGGTCGGTCTGACCTACGACCGGCGTGACGTCACCGGGCGGGCGCTGGCCAACGCGTACACCCAGACGCTCGGCGCGATCTTCTCGGAGACCCAGAAGCCGTACGAGGTGGAGATCTGCATCGCGCAGGTGGGCGCCAGCCCGGAGCAGGACGAGCTCTACCGGATCATGTACGACGGGTCGGCGCTCGACGAGCCCGGCTTCATGGCCATGGGCGGGCAGGCCGAGGCGATCTCGAACGTGCTGCGCGAGCGGCACGACGTCAACGCCGACCTGCCCTCCGCGCTCGCCCTGGCCGCCGAGGCGCTGGGCAGCGTCGGCGGGGAGAACGGCCAGCCGCGCACCCTCGAGGCCAAGCAGCTCGAGGTCGCCGTGCTGGACCGCCGCCGCGCCGGCCGCACCTTCCGGCGCATCGCCGACGCGGCCCTGACCAGTCTGCTCGGGCACCAGTCGGTGCCGGACGCGGACCTCGGCGAGACCGACGCGGCGCCGCCGGCGCACGGCGACAGCAAGCCCACCGAGTCGGCCGCCTCGGAGAACACCGAGTCGGCCGCCCCGGAGAAGAGCGCGGAGTCCGAGTGA
- a CDS encoding ferredoxin, producing MSADADELQVWIDQDLCTGDGLCVQYAPEVFELDIDGLAYVKDVSGDLLQHAGARTGVPGHLVLEVVDSAKECPGDCIHVVRRADDVEVAGPDADR from the coding sequence GTGTCAGCGGACGCTGATGAGCTGCAGGTCTGGATCGATCAGGACCTGTGTACCGGTGACGGACTCTGCGTCCAGTACGCGCCGGAGGTCTTCGAGCTCGACATCGACGGCCTGGCGTACGTGAAAGATGTCTCGGGCGATTTGCTGCAGCACGCCGGGGCGCGCACGGGCGTACCCGGGCACCTGGTCCTCGAGGTCGTCGACTCCGCGAAGGAGTGCCCCGGCGACTGCATCCACGTGGTCCGGCGGGCCGACGACGTGGAGGTCGCCGGCCCGGACGCCGACCGGTGA
- the pafA gene encoding Pup--protein ligase, translated as MERRIFGLETEYGVTCTYRGQRRLSPDEVARYLFRRVVSWGRSSNVFLRNGARLYLDVGSHPEYATPECDSVTDLVAHDRAGERILEGLLVDAEKRLHDEGIAGEIYLFKNNTDSAGNSYGCHENYLVSRHGEFGRLADVLIPFLVTRQLICGAGKVLQTPRGAVFCLSQRAEHIWEGVSSATTRSRPIINTRDEPHADAERYRRLHVIVGDSNMNEVTTLLKVGSADIVLRMIEAGVVMRDLSLENPIRAIREVSHDITGRRKIRLANNKEVSALEIQQEYLAKATEFVERRGGDPVAKRVVELWGRVLNAIESGDLDPVAREIDWVSKYKLIERYQAKHEIPMSHPRIAQLDLAYHDVRRGRGLYALMEKRKQVDRIANDLQIFEAKETPPQTTRARLRGEFIKHAQEKRRDFTVDWVHLKLNDQAQRTVLCKDPFRAYDERVDRLIASM; from the coding sequence ATGGAACGGCGAATTTTCGGCCTCGAGACCGAGTACGGAGTCACGTGCACCTATCGGGGGCAGCGGCGGCTGTCGCCGGACGAGGTGGCCCGCTACCTGTTCCGCCGAGTGGTGTCGTGGGGACGCAGCAGCAACGTCTTCCTGCGTAACGGCGCCCGCCTCTACCTCGACGTCGGTTCCCACCCGGAGTACGCCACCCCCGAGTGCGACTCCGTCACCGACCTGGTCGCCCACGACCGGGCCGGCGAACGGATCCTGGAAGGCCTGCTCGTCGACGCCGAGAAGCGCCTGCACGACGAGGGCATCGCGGGGGAGATCTACCTCTTCAAGAACAACACCGACTCCGCCGGCAACTCGTACGGCTGCCACGAGAACTACCTGGTCAGCCGGCACGGCGAGTTCGGGCGGCTGGCCGACGTGCTGATCCCGTTCCTGGTCACCCGGCAGCTGATCTGCGGCGCCGGCAAGGTGCTGCAGACCCCGCGCGGCGCGGTGTTCTGCCTCTCCCAGCGTGCCGAGCACATCTGGGAGGGCGTCTCCAGCGCCACCACCCGCTCCCGGCCGATCATCAACACCCGCGACGAGCCGCACGCCGACGCGGAGCGCTACCGCCGGCTCCACGTGATCGTCGGCGACTCCAACATGAACGAGGTCACCACGCTGCTCAAGGTGGGCAGCGCGGACATCGTGCTGCGCATGATCGAGGCCGGCGTGGTGATGCGCGACCTGTCGCTGGAGAATCCGATCCGGGCGATCCGCGAGGTCAGCCATGACATCACCGGCCGCCGCAAGATCCGGCTGGCGAACAACAAGGAGGTCTCCGCGCTGGAGATCCAGCAGGAGTACCTGGCGAAGGCCACCGAGTTCGTCGAGCGCCGCGGCGGCGACCCGGTCGCCAAGCGCGTCGTCGAGCTGTGGGGCCGGGTGCTCAACGCGATCGAGAGCGGCGACCTCGACCCGGTCGCCCGCGAGATCGACTGGGTGAGCAAGTACAAGCTGATCGAGCGTTACCAGGCCAAGCACGAGATCCCGATGTCGCATCCGCGGATCGCCCAGCTCGACCTGGCGTACCACGACGTGCGCCGTGGCCGCGGCCTCTACGCTCTGATGGAGAAGCGCAAGCAGGTCGACCGGATCGCCAACGACCTGCAGATCTTCGAGGCGAAGGAGACGCCGCCGCAGACCACCCGGGCGCGGCTGCGCGGCGAGTTCATCAAGCACGCCCAGGAGAAGCGCCGCGACTTCACCGTGGACTGGGTGCACCTGAAGCTCAACGACCAGGCGCAGCGCACCGTGCTGTGCAAGGACCCGTTCCGGGCCTACGACGAGCGGGTGGACCGGCTGATCGCCAGCATGTGA
- a CDS encoding acyltransferase family protein, with amino-acid sequence MSPPVPPGVTQGRSATARLAWLDALRGFAALVVVLFHLSPIAIGDHYHSVMGRHFDMGKFGVLLFFLVSGYVIPMSLERHGSPRKFWVGRLFRIYPAYLASIAVFFALTLAGVVEVPASLRQETVAGTLGHVPMLQEFVGVRGVVRPFWTLSFEMVFYLIVVGLFVWGLHRYSALWAAGLMLTAALAGPALPRDLFGATAADRRLLAAVLVVAVAASILAYVTGRRRLVLPAAVLGLCFVALPLFNGHSTRWGTANSSWQATFMLAVMFAGTVIYRAQYGQLSRKLAIPVLALVAVGVALTTWLSVGGKYELIKWCTTAVAVVVSFAIAFALRHRRVPAVLVWLGAVSYSLYLLHVMVLHAIAEILPEGVLDHVPGRFAVSAAFLIIALIAAWLSYRFVEQPGQRLGRRVQRYLDARLGPETWSRPAAVPAAAGEAPEPVRAAS; translated from the coding sequence ATGAGTCCCCCTGTCCCCCCCGGCGTCACCCAGGGCCGGTCCGCCACCGCGCGGCTCGCCTGGCTCGACGCCCTGCGGGGCTTCGCCGCGCTCGTCGTCGTGCTGTTCCATCTGAGCCCGATCGCCATCGGGGACCACTACCACTCGGTCATGGGCCGCCACTTCGACATGGGTAAGTTCGGCGTCCTGCTGTTCTTCCTGGTCAGCGGCTACGTCATCCCCATGTCGCTGGAACGGCACGGCTCCCCGCGCAAGTTCTGGGTCGGCCGGCTCTTCCGGATCTACCCGGCCTACCTGGCCAGCATCGCGGTGTTCTTCGCCCTCACGCTGGCCGGCGTGGTCGAGGTGCCGGCCTCGCTGCGCCAGGAGACGGTGGCCGGCACGCTCGGCCACGTGCCGATGCTGCAGGAGTTCGTGGGCGTGCGTGGTGTGGTCCGCCCGTTCTGGACGCTCTCCTTCGAGATGGTCTTCTACCTGATCGTGGTCGGCCTGTTCGTCTGGGGCCTGCACCGGTACAGCGCCCTGTGGGCCGCCGGGCTGATGCTGACCGCCGCGCTGGCCGGCCCGGCACTGCCGCGCGACCTGTTCGGCGCCACCGCGGCCGACCGGCGGCTGCTGGCCGCGGTCCTGGTGGTCGCGGTGGCCGCCAGCATCCTGGCGTACGTCACGGGCCGCCGGCGGCTGGTCCTGCCGGCCGCCGTGCTGGGCCTGTGCTTCGTGGCGCTGCCGCTGTTCAACGGCCACAGCACCCGCTGGGGCACGGCGAACTCGTCCTGGCAGGCGACCTTCATGCTGGCCGTGATGTTCGCCGGCACGGTGATCTACCGTGCCCAGTACGGGCAGCTGAGCCGGAAGCTGGCGATCCCGGTGCTGGCCCTGGTGGCGGTCGGTGTCGCGCTGACCACCTGGCTGTCGGTGGGCGGGAAGTACGAACTGATCAAGTGGTGCACCACCGCGGTGGCCGTGGTGGTCAGCTTCGCCATCGCCTTCGCCCTGCGGCACCGGCGGGTGCCCGCCGTGCTGGTCTGGCTGGGCGCGGTCAGCTACTCGCTGTACCTGCTGCACGTGATGGTGCTGCACGCGATCGCCGAGATCCTGCCGGAGGGCGTCCTGGACCACGTGCCGGGCCGGTTCGCGGTGAGCGCCGCCTTCCTGATCATCGCGCTGATCGCGGCGTGGCTGTCGTACCGCTTCGTCGAGCAGCCCGGCCAGCGGCTGGGCCGCCGGGTGCAGCGCTACCTCGACGCCCGGCTCGGCCCGGAGACCTGGAGCCGGCCGGCGGCCGTGCCGGCCGCGGCCGGCGAGGCCCCGGAGCCGGTCCGCGCCGCCTCCTGA
- the arc gene encoding proteasome ATPase, with the protein MARSDEADSRAARWEKEANDLSSQVAFLQEELALVRRKLTESPRHVRQLEERLATTQAQLARVTENNERLVATLKEARAQIVTLKEEIDRLAQPPSGYGVFLAAHEDGTVDVFTGGRKLRVAVSPSLAADELKRGQEVLLNDALNVVDAFGYERTGEVVLLKEVLDNPAGGRADRALVVSHADEERIVFLADSLEITKLRAGDSLMIEPRSAYAYERIPKSEVEELVLEEVPDVDYTDIGGLHAQIEQIRDAVELPFLHADLFREHQLRPPKGILLYGPPGCGKTLIAKAVANSLAKKIAERRGEEKHTSYFLNIKGPELLNKYVGETERHIRLVFQRAREKAGEGTPVIVFFDEMDSIFRTRGSGVSSDVENTIVPQLLSEIDGVEGLENVIVIGASNREDMIDPAILRPGRLDVKIKIERPDAEAAKDIFAKYILPDLPLSEDDLNEHGGNRDATVAAMIEAVVLRMYTESEENRFLEVTYANGDKEVLYFKDFNSGAMIQNIVDRGKKMAIKEFLTSGTKGLRLQHLLDSCVDEFRENEDLPNTTNPDDWARISGKKGERIVYIRTLVSGGKGAEAGRSIETASNTGQYL; encoded by the coding sequence GTGGCACGTAGCGACGAAGCGGACTCCCGCGCCGCACGATGGGAGAAAGAGGCCAACGATCTCTCCAGCCAGGTCGCGTTCCTGCAAGAGGAACTCGCTCTGGTGCGGCGGAAGTTGACCGAGAGCCCCCGACACGTCCGGCAGCTCGAGGAACGGCTCGCGACCACGCAGGCGCAGCTGGCCCGAGTGACCGAGAACAACGAACGGCTCGTGGCGACCCTCAAGGAAGCCCGGGCCCAGATCGTCACTCTCAAGGAAGAGATTGACCGGCTCGCCCAGCCGCCCAGCGGCTACGGCGTTTTTTTGGCGGCCCACGAGGACGGCACGGTGGACGTGTTCACCGGCGGCCGTAAGCTGCGGGTGGCGGTCTCGCCGTCGCTCGCCGCCGACGAGCTCAAGCGGGGCCAGGAGGTCCTGCTCAACGACGCGCTGAACGTGGTGGACGCGTTCGGCTACGAGCGCACCGGCGAGGTCGTCCTGCTCAAGGAGGTCCTCGACAATCCGGCCGGCGGCCGCGCCGACCGGGCGCTGGTGGTCTCGCACGCTGACGAGGAGCGGATCGTCTTCCTGGCCGATTCGCTGGAGATCACCAAGCTGCGCGCCGGTGACTCGCTGATGATCGAGCCCCGCTCGGCGTACGCGTACGAGCGGATCCCGAAGAGCGAGGTCGAGGAGCTCGTCCTGGAGGAGGTCCCCGACGTCGACTACACCGACATCGGTGGCCTGCACGCGCAGATCGAGCAGATCCGCGACGCGGTGGAGCTGCCCTTCCTGCACGCCGACCTGTTCCGGGAGCACCAGCTGCGCCCGCCGAAGGGCATCCTGCTCTACGGCCCGCCCGGCTGTGGCAAGACCCTGATCGCCAAGGCGGTGGCCAACTCGCTGGCCAAGAAGATCGCCGAGCGCCGCGGTGAGGAGAAGCACACCAGCTACTTCCTCAACATCAAGGGCCCGGAGCTGCTGAACAAGTACGTGGGTGAGACCGAGCGGCACATCCGCCTGGTCTTCCAGCGGGCCCGGGAGAAGGCCGGCGAGGGCACCCCGGTGATCGTGTTCTTCGACGAGATGGACTCGATCTTCCGGACCCGTGGCTCCGGCGTCTCCAGCGACGTGGAGAACACCATCGTCCCGCAGCTGCTCAGCGAGATCGACGGTGTCGAGGGCCTGGAGAACGTGATCGTCATCGGCGCGTCCAACCGGGAAGACATGATCGACCCGGCGATCCTGCGCCCCGGCCGGCTCGACGTGAAGATCAAGATCGAGCGGCCGGACGCCGAGGCGGCCAAGGACATCTTCGCCAAGTACATCCTGCCCGACCTGCCGCTCAGCGAGGACGACCTCAACGAGCACGGCGGCAACCGGGACGCCACCGTCGCCGCGATGATCGAGGCGGTCGTGCTGCGGATGTACACCGAGTCCGAGGAGAACCGCTTCCTGGAGGTCACCTACGCCAACGGTGACAAGGAGGTCCTGTACTTCAAGGACTTCAACTCCGGCGCGATGATCCAGAACATCGTCGACCGCGGCAAGAAAATGGCGATCAAGGAGTTCCTCACCTCCGGCACCAAGGGCCTGCGACTGCAGCACCTGCTGGACAGCTGCGTCGACGAGTTCCGGGAGAACGAGGACCTGCCGAACACCACCAACCCGGACGACTGGGCCCGGATCTCCGGCAAGAAGGGCGAGCGGATCGTCTACATCCGTACCCTCGTCTCCGGCGGCAAGGGCGCCGAGGCGGGCCGGTCGATCGAGACCGCGTCCAACACCGGCCAGTATTTGTAG
- the prcB gene encoding proteasome subunit beta: MATGFDPSGRLPDIFLNTGTSSFTQFLSAAAPELLPGRRPLPPGLSAGDVAPHGTTIVAIATAEGVVMAGDRRATMGNLIASRDIKKVHPADAYSLIGIAGTAGIGIELIRLFQVELEHYEKTEGAMLSLDGKANRLAAMVRGNLGAAMQGLAVVPLFAGFDLAPADPARAGRIFSFDVAGGLYEETGYEAIGSGSLFAKAALKKRYREGVGTEDAIRLAVEALYDAADDDTATGGPDLTRKIYPVVMTATANGTNRLSDAEVTAVAEQVVSGRMENPGG, translated from the coding sequence GTGGCGACGGGTTTTGATCCATCCGGGCGGCTACCGGATATCTTTCTCAACACGGGGACGTCCTCCTTCACGCAGTTCCTGAGCGCGGCGGCCCCCGAGCTGCTGCCGGGCCGGCGCCCGCTGCCGCCCGGCCTGTCCGCCGGCGACGTCGCGCCGCACGGCACCACGATCGTCGCCATCGCGACCGCCGAGGGCGTCGTGATGGCCGGCGACCGCCGGGCGACCATGGGCAACCTGATCGCCAGCCGGGACATCAAGAAGGTGCACCCCGCCGATGCGTACTCGCTGATCGGCATCGCCGGCACCGCCGGCATCGGCATCGAGCTGATCCGGCTGTTCCAGGTCGAGCTCGAACACTACGAGAAGACCGAGGGCGCCATGCTCTCGCTCGACGGCAAGGCGAACCGGCTGGCCGCGATGGTCCGCGGCAACCTGGGCGCGGCGATGCAGGGCCTGGCCGTGGTCCCGCTCTTCGCCGGCTTCGACCTCGCGCCGGCCGACCCGGCCCGCGCCGGGCGGATCTTCAGCTTCGACGTGGCCGGCGGCCTCTACGAGGAGACCGGCTACGAGGCGATCGGCTCCGGCTCGCTGTTCGCCAAGGCCGCGCTCAAGAAGAGGTACCGCGAAGGGGTCGGCACCGAGGACGCCATCCGGCTCGCGGTCGAGGCGCTCTACGACGCCGCGGACGACGACACCGCCACCGGCGGGCCCGACCTCACCCGCAAGATCTACCCGGTGGTGATGACCGCCACGGCCAACGGCACCAACCGGCTCAGCGACGCCGAGGTCACCGCGGTGGCCGAGCAGGTCGTCTCCGGACGCATGGAGAACCCGGGCGGTTGA
- a CDS encoding ubiquitin-like protein Pup, translated as MATRDTGGQSQSGKGRADEEIEDVTVEANPEVAERHAEITEDVDDLLDEIDSVLEENAEEFVRGYVQKGGQ; from the coding sequence ATGGCAACCCGAGACACCGGTGGACAGTCGCAGTCCGGCAAGGGCCGGGCCGACGAGGAGATCGAGGACGTCACCGTTGAGGCCAACCCGGAGGTAGCCGAGCGGCACGCGGAGATCACCGAGGACGTCGACGATCTGCTCGACGAGATCGACTCCGTGCTGGAGGAGAACGCGGAGGAGTTCGTCCGCGGGTATGTCCAAAAGGGCGGTCAGTGA